The sequence below is a genomic window from Penaeus monodon isolate SGIC_2016 chromosome 14, NSTDA_Pmon_1, whole genome shotgun sequence.
CATTCCTATATTCCATAGAAGGAAAAATTATGTTTGATGACATTTCCTCTTTTACAAATGTGTGACATTTTCAGAGCCAGATTTATGCTTCTTTTACTAAAATCTGAAATAAAGGTggcaattaattaatataatgctaAATCAAAATCAACCACATTTTTTGCAAGTGAGTACACACTCATCAACACTCAGACACTGAGAGAGACTGtaacttatataaacatattttctgTTGTATACTGTCAAAGACTATTGAATATATTCTAATTAGATTGTTTTTCATATTGTCACAGTTTATATGAGAAATGGATTGTAATCTTAATGCCTTATGCATCAGACATTTTTTCAGTGCATTATCAAATCTTTCATTGTTTCAGTGTTCAGAATCACTATGTATATAGagttatttgcatgtgtgtgtgtgtgtgtgtgtgtgtgtgtgtgtgtgtgtgtgtgtgtgtgtgtgtgtgtgtgtgtgtgtgtgtgtgtgtgtgtgtgtgtgtgtgtgtgcgctgtgtgtgtgtgtgtgtgtgtgtgcatgcctgtgtgtgtgtgtgtgtgcatgcctgtgtgtgtgtgtgtgtgtgtgtgtgtgcgcgcgtgtgcgtgcctctgtgtgtgtgtgtgcctgtgtgcgtgcctgtgtgcatgtgcatttagcaatttaaagaataaaactgtcctgcaattattatcaaaaccTTGAATCAGtccacattaaaaataataatgttgatttgaAAGAAACAGTTAATAACTTTATAAACTTGGTAATTTTACTGTGTGCATACAGAAGaaccacaaatatacataatagaaaaagaataataaaattatgaatttcTACATATCATTTTTAACATCGTCTGATGAGTAATCTTGTTGAATTCAAaacattataattcattattttcttattgtggctgtattttcaaatatgtatatattttttatatgcaaacAAGTCTTAAATGTAGCTATCAgatgtccttcttcttctttcttctatcttagCTCTTCCCTTCCCTAATTCTGTTCAATGGTAGTCATCTGaataaagaatactaataaaatttcTTTACAACAGTAATCTTCTGAATAAACTATTGCAGTTACACAAATAATCCtgattctatatatttaataatgttcTATTGCAGTAAAGTGCACTTTCATTACAATAATCTGAATTAGAGAAAGTATTCATGCAATGGAACAAAAATACCTATctgaatataagaaataaaatttttgtattctgCACAAAACACTTTACTGAAGCATAATGCATCAAGTAAATTTCTTATATAACTAATGGATTACTGTCACCAAGATTCTATCATTCTATCAATTTCcctatatgatatgattattcttattcctgGTAGAACCATGGCTGTTCCAATACCATATGGATTATCAAGCTACTCCATTGCTTGCAGAAGGCATTACAACTGGCACAATCATGTAATGTACTGACCCTGAGTTTAATGGTAAACACTGGCCAAAATCATGCACATCAGGGCTGGGTGGAGGAGAATTGACTGGTGAACCAGGCAGTGACCCTCCCGGGGATCGGGGTTGAAATATTGGCCTGGCTGATAACATTCGTCCACCAGGAACTTGCCAAGCAGCCCGCTTTGGTGAGCTCTCTTGACCATTAATGGTACGCTTTGAAGATTTGGTTGCTCTTAATGCAGGGCAGGCAGGTAATCCACACTGTGAGTCAACACATGATGAAACATGTAAGCGAAGAAGTACTGAATAGAGTCTTAGAACCATACAAGAATGCCTGGCAGCAACAACATGGCGACGCACACGGCGAAACATCATGCACAAATGTGAACATGACTCTTCCTTGCAAGATGCACTATGGGCAAAATCTTTCAATAAAATATCTTTCCTGCCTTGACTGTTGATCCACTTCAAGACTTGTGACAATCTTTTGGCAGCTGCTTCACATCCTTCTTTACTGTTATCTTTAGCCATCTGTGACTGTTCCAAGTGGATGTTAGATTTTTCAGATGTTGTCACTTCTTgctcttgtattttcttttctcttgactGAATGATCTGAATGCTCTCCATCTGACatgtttcttcttcattcacttctttttgctttcctttaCTAATGATAATCTGCTGAACCGCTGACTTCTGAGAGAGGTTTAAAGGTTCCAGAGAGGCCAAATCCACTAAATTTTGTGCATTACTATTTGTAAGAATCTTGTCTTCTAGTTGGTGGAGACTATCTTCACTGATTGTATCCTGAGACAAATCTTTGCCTCCAATTTTCCATGCAAGCTTACGGTAATGAATCTTTTGGTTACCACGAGGACCCAAACGACACTTTTCAGCATCCTGAAATAAGCCACGAATCAGGCGAGCCAATACAGGAGTAGATAGTGGCTCCTGACCAGATTGTTCACAGTGATCTTTATAGGCATCTTCAATAGAGCCAAGAGAAACAGCAGACATTGTACTACTAACAAACATCATGCTGAGAAGCCATTTCTTGGCATGATCCATCTTCTGGTGACCATCTGTGCGATTGCCATTCCTACGAATTTTGCGCTGAAACTGTTGTTCACATTGGCCTGGCTGGTTCACTTGTTTATTTACTGATGACACATCCTTTGTATCAACATCAATAACCAGTTCTCCATCActttcaccatcttcaccatAATTTTGTTGTTCATCTGTGCAGTCCTGACTTTGAGGGACTATTTCACAAGTAGCTTCtgtttcattgttattgatatttgtacTTTGCAGGTTACTACTCTCTTCAGCATTcatctgtaaaataacaaatatgtaaTTAGATTTTATAGAGGCAAAATAAAGGTATTACTTCCAATAACAATCTACAGAAACTGAAAACTTTAAATAATCTAAGCCTAATTATTCTATCCTTCATATCTTCAAATTACGAAAATGCCTTAAACCATCTTAGGTTCTCTTTAAACAATTCAGCTGTCTTTTCATAAAACCTGCAAGATTTACCCATTTCTTACCTCTAAAAGTCCATGACTATCAATTTAGTCTGTTGAAACTTTGTACCATTAAGACATTAAATAGATGCCTGAATAGTACTCATCAAGCCAAACATTAGAAGTCACATCTTTTTGTGATCAATCTTAGAAGACTGAATTCCCTCCTTAGACATGATTCCTGGCCTGCCATGTCATTCTGATGTTTTATTCCTGAAGTGTTCAGATGCAATATGCACTGGCATTATTGACCTGACACACTGATTAACTAATTAACTTTATGACCTATTTGAAATGTGGACTGAATACCACCCAGTAATGGTGAACTGTAAGATATGTTTCAATATAGTAAATACTTTGGTAAgacaaatttttcaaaacaaaggaaaaatttacTAAAGTGTACACATTTCAACAActactatgaaatatatattttaccaaatgGTTCAtgctataaatattaatgattctGGTACCAATGAACTGCTTCTGTGTACTGTTCACTGTTAATGGTTTCAGTTCACAATGGACAAACTACTGCAACACTATTAACCATCATAGCTATGGCAGCAAGAAGAATACCAAGGAGATTATGACTAACACTAAGAAAGACACTAACATACACTAATATCATACTAACCCTCAAACCTATATGTTTTTTGGGGTACTGTCCCTTTTACCAACAAAGACTGAGCCCTTTGGATATCACATTTGGGTCCATCTTTGCATGATGTTAGCATAACAGATTCTTTTTTCATGGATATATTCTTTAGTTTTACAACCAAATTTTCCAGGCCAATCTCACGTCACCCAAGTTCTCAGGAACAGTTACAGTCATTATGACTGTTCTAAAGGATTTAGCCTACTATTAAGGCCATGGTAGTGACATACCAATATAtcttaaatgcatatattttttccttcaaatttcCCTGCTATACCTTTTGCCTTCCCTATTTCTCTGTTgtattgttactgtaattattcagCACAGAGTACACATAAACTTTCCAGTGGTATCAGTATATTGTTAGAATTGGCAGTGTTGTCTTTCTAATGAGACTTATTAAAGTTAGTTTTAATATTCATGCTAAACCtgcttttcttctcctgtttAAAAAATTACTGGGAGTTCTACATCTTTATAGTTTACCTTGCCATTTGAGAGAAGGGTTACAGATTCTTGCTGCTGGCTAGAAACATCCTTCCTGGCAAAGGTGTCTTGCGTGTGACAATCCACATCAACCAGTAATGAAGTTTTATTTGCTGTAGTCCCAGCAGCTGGCGATGATGGGCCATTCTGGGGATAAAAATAGTCATTAAATGTCTGATgcttgactgagagagagagagagagagagagaggagaagggaagaaataaaataaaataaagaaacattagaaagaagagagaagagaaagtaatacaatattatatatatatgattttttatatatatatttgatatatatatagatatatatttatatatatataatattatatatatatatatatatataatatatataatatatatatatatatagtttgttgtataattatagtatatattatatataatatatatatataagatatatatatagatatatatagatgggtaataatataatatatatatatatatatatatttatatatatatagtttatatatattttttatatatatataagtgtgtattatatatatatatatatatatatatatatacatatatatactatatatatatatattatatatatattatatatatatataatatatatatatatatatatatactatcatatatatatattatatattatatatatatatatatatatatatacatacatagatatacatatacacacttacatatatacatacatatatatatatatacataatacatatatataatacatacatttatatatatatatatatatatattatatatataataatatattatatatatatatatatattatatatatatatatatatctatatatatatatatataatatatatatatctaatatataaatttttttttttttttaaaaaaaaaaaaaaaattttataaaaaaaaaaaaggggggttttaaaaatttttttttaaattaaaaaaaaaattttttttttaaaaaaaaaaaatttttaatttttatttttttaataaaaaatttttaaaatataataaatataaaaaaaaaaaaatttttttttttataaaaaatatatataataaatatattttttaaaaaatttataaaattttttttttaaaataaaatttatatttattatttatatatatataaaattatatataatatatatataaaaaaattttttttaaaataatataataaatataaaaaaaaaaccccccaaaaaaaaaaaaaaaaaaaaaaaatttttttttttaaaattataaaaattttatatataaaaattttatatatataaatatatattttaattttttttatataaaattaaaaaaatttttaaaataattaatataataataaaaaaattaaaaaatttaaatatatataataaaaattttttttttttttttaaattttttaaaaatatatatataaaaaaaaaaaaaattttttttttaatatattttttaataaaataatatatatataatattataaaaaaaaattttttttaaaaaaaaaaaaaattttttttt
It includes:
- the LOC119580983 gene encoding uncharacterized protein LOC119580983 isoform X2; protein product: MNAEESSNLQSTNINNNETEATCEIVPQSQDCTDEQQNYGEDGESDGELVIDVDTKDVSSVNKQVNQPGQCEQQFQRKIRRNGNRTDGHQKMDHAKKWLLSMMFVSSTMSAVSLGSIEDAYKDHCEQSGQEPLSTPVLARLIRGLFQDAEKCRLGPRGNQKIHYRKLAWKIGGKDLSQDTISEDSLHQLEDKILTNSNAQNLVDLASLEPLNLSQKSAVQQIIISKGKQKEVNEEETCQMESIQIIQSREKKIQEQEVTTSEKSNIHLEQSQMAKDNSKEGCEAAAKRLSQVLKWINSQGRKDILLKDFAHSASCKEESCSHLCMMFRRVRRHVVAARHSCMVLRLYSVLLRLHVSSCVDSQCGLPACPALRATKSSKRTINGQESSPKRAAWQVPGGRMLSARPIFQPRSPGGSLPGSPVNSPPPSPDVHDFGQCLPLNSGSVHYMIVPVVMPSASNGVA
- the LOC119580983 gene encoding uncharacterized protein LOC119580983 isoform X1, with the translated sequence MVRRYSNEQNGPSSPAAGTTANKTSLLVDVDCHTQDTFARKDVSSQQQESVTLLSNGKMNAEESSNLQSTNINNNETEATCEIVPQSQDCTDEQQNYGEDGESDGELVIDVDTKDVSSVNKQVNQPGQCEQQFQRKIRRNGNRTDGHQKMDHAKKWLLSMMFVSSTMSAVSLGSIEDAYKDHCEQSGQEPLSTPVLARLIRGLFQDAEKCRLGPRGNQKIHYRKLAWKIGGKDLSQDTISEDSLHQLEDKILTNSNAQNLVDLASLEPLNLSQKSAVQQIIISKGKQKEVNEEETCQMESIQIIQSREKKIQEQEVTTSEKSNIHLEQSQMAKDNSKEGCEAAAKRLSQVLKWINSQGRKDILLKDFAHSASCKEESCSHLCMMFRRVRRHVVAARHSCMVLRLYSVLLRLHVSSCVDSQCGLPACPALRATKSSKRTINGQESSPKRAAWQVPGGRMLSARPIFQPRSPGGSLPGSPVNSPPPSPDVHDFGQCLPLNSGSVHYMIVPVVMPSASNGVA